A region from the uncultured Holophaga sp. genome encodes:
- a CDS encoding multidrug effflux MFS transporter — MPSFSPSRRRVLIVLLGGLSAVAPFCIDSYLPAFGQMATSLGTTVPRVGLSLSSYFLGICLGQLAYGPILDRFGRKTPLLWGMGILLVASLGCALAPGIRSLIAWRFLQAAGGCVGMVAGRALVVDLFAEEASRVFSSLMLVMGLAPVLAPSVGGWISLHFGWRAIFHLQACFALVLFLGTWGLLAMDRRNDRQVPLHPGRVLAAYGALLKERTFLTYSMAGNWANAGLLAYIAASPFVYMKVFGLSEAHFAWAFGINAIGFILGGQLNVPLLRKTGMARITATALWFQLGLSVVVALGGGWLGLGAIPCMILIWLFLVTQGVVFPNAAALSLVPFPERAGSASALSGAIMMALSALASALVSSLSNGTLQPMVIGMTACAGLAILFMLATPRSAGRG, encoded by the coding sequence ATGCCTTCATTCTCCCCGAGCCGCCGCCGCGTCCTCATCGTGCTGCTGGGCGGACTCTCCGCCGTCGCCCCCTTCTGCATCGACAGCTACCTGCCCGCCTTCGGACAGATGGCCACCAGTCTGGGCACCACCGTGCCCCGGGTGGGCCTCTCCCTCTCCTCCTATTTCCTGGGCATCTGCCTGGGCCAGCTGGCCTACGGCCCCATCCTCGACCGCTTCGGCAGGAAGACCCCCCTCCTCTGGGGCATGGGCATCCTGCTGGTGGCCTCCCTGGGCTGCGCCCTGGCCCCAGGGATCCGGAGCCTGATCGCCTGGCGCTTCCTCCAGGCGGCAGGGGGCTGCGTCGGCATGGTGGCCGGCCGGGCCCTGGTGGTTGACCTCTTCGCTGAAGAGGCCAGTCGGGTCTTCTCCTCCCTGATGCTGGTCATGGGCCTGGCCCCGGTGCTGGCCCCCTCGGTGGGCGGCTGGATCTCCCTCCACTTCGGCTGGCGGGCGATCTTCCACCTCCAGGCCTGCTTCGCCCTGGTGCTCTTCCTGGGCACCTGGGGGCTCCTGGCGATGGACCGCCGCAATGACCGCCAGGTTCCCCTGCACCCCGGCCGGGTCCTGGCCGCCTACGGCGCCCTGCTGAAGGAGCGGACCTTCCTGACCTACAGCATGGCGGGCAACTGGGCCAATGCCGGGCTCCTGGCCTATATCGCCGCTTCGCCCTTCGTCTACATGAAGGTCTTCGGACTCTCCGAGGCCCACTTCGCCTGGGCCTTCGGAATCAACGCCATCGGCTTCATCCTCGGAGGGCAGCTCAATGTGCCCCTGCTCCGGAAGACCGGTATGGCGCGCATCACCGCGACGGCCCTCTGGTTCCAGCTGGGGCTCAGCGTGGTGGTGGCCCTCGGCGGCGGCTGGCTGGGCCTGGGGGCGATCCCCTGCATGATCCTGATCTGGCTCTTCCTGGTGACCCAGGGCGTGGTCTTCCCCAACGCCGCCGCGCTCTCCCTGGTGCCCTTCCCCGAGCGCGCCGGCAGTGCCTCGGCCCTGAGCGGAGCCATCATGATGGCCCTCAGTGCCCTGGCCTCCGCCCTGGTCTCCAGCCTCAGCAACGGCACCCTTCAGCCCATGGTCATCGGCATGACGGCCTGCGCCGGGCTGGCCATACTCTTCATGCTGGCCACACCCCGGTCTGCAGGCAGAGGCTGA
- the aat gene encoding leucyl/phenylalanyl-tRNA--protein transferase, with translation MPVFTLSSSLQFPDPRLAEPDGLLAVGGDLSPERLLLAYRQGIFPWFGEGSPILWWCPLERAVFLAGDGHLSRRAQRALRQLPFELRWDTCFPEVIRHCAQIPRPGQDGTWITEEMEAAYTQLHQGGHAHSVEVFREGHLVGGLYGIQVGACFCGESMFSLEPYASRAAFQELCGRAWARGFRLIDGQLPNPNLSQLGARTLPRQDYLGHLAEALRLNPVLP, from the coding sequence ATGCCGGTCTTCACCCTGTCCAGCAGCCTCCAGTTCCCCGACCCCCGCCTCGCGGAACCGGACGGGCTACTGGCCGTGGGTGGGGACCTCTCCCCAGAGCGGCTGCTCCTGGCCTACCGCCAGGGGATCTTCCCCTGGTTCGGCGAGGGCAGTCCCATCCTGTGGTGGTGCCCGCTGGAGCGGGCCGTGTTCCTCGCCGGGGACGGTCACCTCTCCCGCAGGGCCCAACGGGCGCTTCGCCAGCTGCCCTTCGAGCTCCGCTGGGACACCTGCTTCCCGGAGGTGATCCGGCACTGCGCCCAGATCCCTCGCCCAGGGCAGGACGGCACCTGGATCACCGAGGAGATGGAGGCGGCCTACACCCAGCTCCACCAAGGGGGACACGCCCACTCCGTGGAGGTCTTCCGGGAGGGGCACCTGGTCGGCGGACTCTATGGCATCCAGGTGGGTGCCTGCTTCTGCGGCGAGAGCATGTTCTCCCTGGAACCCTATGCCAGCCGGGCCGCCTTCCAGGAACTCTGCGGGAGGGCCTGGGCCAGGGGTTTCCGGCTCATCGACGGCCAGCTGCCCAACCCCAACCTGAGCCAGCTGGGGGCCCGGACCCTTCCTCGCCAGGACTACCTCGGGCACTTGGCCGAAGCCCTGCGACTGAACCCCGTTCTCCCCTGA
- the cobT gene encoding nicotinate-nucleotide--dimethylbenzimidazole phosphoribosyltransferase, whose protein sequence is MNLPVLPTLDPAKKAPIQAHQDDLAKPQGSLGRLEALGNQMAWIAGTLNIAEPEAYIFTFGGDHGIAAHGVSAFPQEVTIQMMANMAAGGAAINVLCRANRIHHAIVDVGVKVASEHPAVVQRNVLRGTGDPLAGPVMTREQAEACLQAGIEQIESLPKHPFALLGVGELGIANSAVAALLVSVFAGIDSDAATGPGTGVQGSALENKRQVIREVLTKHRPDPQDPIGVLAAVGGAEFGAMAGAMLAAASRGWAVIVDGYIAGAAACLALALDPKLKDFLVWSHRSAEPGATMLLEKIGIQPVLDFGFRLGEGTGAAMCVPVLRSSIAVLREMLTFSGAGVSESL, encoded by the coding sequence ATGAATCTGCCTGTGCTTCCCACCCTGGATCCGGCCAAGAAGGCCCCCATCCAGGCCCACCAGGATGACCTTGCCAAGCCCCAAGGCAGCCTGGGCCGCTTGGAGGCCCTGGGCAACCAGATGGCCTGGATCGCCGGGACCCTCAACATCGCCGAGCCCGAGGCCTACATCTTCACCTTCGGGGGCGACCACGGCATCGCCGCCCACGGGGTCAGTGCCTTCCCCCAGGAAGTGACCATCCAGATGATGGCCAACATGGCCGCGGGGGGCGCCGCCATCAACGTGCTCTGCCGGGCCAACCGCATCCACCACGCCATCGTGGACGTGGGCGTGAAGGTGGCCTCGGAGCACCCCGCCGTGGTGCAGCGCAACGTCCTGCGCGGCACCGGGGACCCCCTGGCGGGCCCGGTCATGACCCGGGAGCAGGCCGAGGCCTGCCTCCAGGCGGGCATCGAACAGATCGAGTCCCTGCCGAAGCACCCCTTCGCTCTCCTGGGTGTGGGTGAGCTGGGCATCGCCAACTCCGCGGTGGCCGCCCTGCTTGTGAGCGTCTTCGCAGGCATCGACTCCGATGCGGCCACCGGGCCGGGCACCGGCGTCCAGGGCAGCGCCCTGGAGAACAAACGCCAGGTCATCCGGGAGGTCCTGACCAAGCACCGCCCTGACCCCCAGGACCCCATCGGGGTGCTGGCCGCCGTGGGCGGCGCCGAGTTCGGCGCCATGGCCGGGGCCATGCTGGCCGCCGCCTCTCGGGGCTGGGCGGTGATCGTGGACGGCTACATTGCCGGGGCCGCCGCCTGCCTAGCCCTGGCCCTGGACCCCAAGCTCAAGGACTTCCTGGTCTGGTCCCACCGCAGCGCCGAGCCCGGGGCCACCATGCTGCTCGAAAAGATCGGCATCCAGCCCGTGCTGGACTTCGGCTTCCGCCTGGGCGAGGGCACTGGCGCTGCCATGTGTGTCCCCGTGCTCCGCAGCTCCATCGCGGTCCTGCGGGAGATGCTCACCTTCTCCGGCGCCGGAGTCAGCGAGTCCCTGTGA
- the glp gene encoding gephyrin-like molybdotransferase Glp — protein sequence MTTYAEALQLILDTVRAMPVEEKPLTRGLGQVLAEDVHADFDLPRQATGGPDGYAVRLEDIATAGPQCPVTLRVIGTARAGQVSRRAAAPGTAIRTMTGSVLPEGADCVIRFEDTDEPGDKNGPNPAHPKTVKIFVPAPQGPPSVSRPGALITRGALAVARGTVIGPSQISVLTQLGCLRVRVHRRPVIGILSSGDELVAPGRPLKPGQIHDCNSGAMAAFVRHLGGIPRPLGIARDREASLVSKLTQGLRLDAILSTGGVSKGDYDLTRKVLGRLGEVRFARIAMGPGAAVTFGVLRDGLREVPLFALSGPPTGCLINVETLVRPALLRMLGRQDVAHRVVTALAEDASPDRKGFAFVKWSALRKDGDTWRVRLSAGGPGMLPGLGAGNALTIIPGQTSIAPGDAIEVLPLDWCHP from the coding sequence ATGACGACCTACGCCGAAGCCCTGCAGCTCATCCTGGATACGGTCCGGGCCATGCCCGTGGAGGAGAAACCCCTGACACGCGGCCTGGGACAGGTGCTGGCGGAGGATGTCCATGCGGATTTCGATCTGCCCCGCCAGGCCACCGGCGGCCCCGATGGGTACGCGGTGCGCCTGGAGGATATCGCCACCGCGGGCCCCCAGTGCCCCGTCACCCTGCGGGTCATCGGCACCGCCCGTGCGGGGCAGGTCTCCCGCCGGGCCGCGGCCCCCGGCACCGCCATCCGCACCATGACCGGCTCGGTGCTGCCCGAGGGGGCCGACTGCGTGATCCGCTTCGAGGACACCGACGAGCCCGGGGACAAGAACGGCCCCAATCCGGCCCATCCCAAGACGGTGAAGATCTTCGTTCCGGCTCCCCAGGGCCCGCCCAGCGTCTCCCGGCCCGGAGCCCTCATCACCAGGGGGGCCCTGGCCGTGGCCCGGGGCACGGTCATCGGCCCCTCCCAGATCTCGGTGCTCACCCAGCTGGGCTGCCTCCGGGTACGGGTCCACCGCCGCCCGGTCATCGGCATCCTCTCCTCGGGGGACGAGCTGGTGGCCCCGGGTCGCCCCCTCAAACCCGGCCAGATCCACGACTGCAACTCCGGGGCCATGGCGGCCTTCGTACGCCACCTCGGGGGCATCCCCCGACCCCTGGGTATCGCCCGGGACCGGGAGGCGTCCCTGGTGAGCAAGCTCACCCAGGGCCTCCGTCTGGATGCCATCCTCAGCACCGGGGGGGTCTCCAAGGGGGACTACGACCTGACCCGGAAGGTGCTGGGCCGCCTGGGGGAGGTGCGCTTCGCCCGCATCGCCATGGGACCCGGCGCAGCGGTCACCTTCGGTGTGCTGCGGGACGGCCTGCGGGAGGTGCCCCTCTTCGCCCTCTCAGGGCCCCCCACCGGCTGCCTCATCAACGTCGAGACCCTGGTACGGCCCGCCCTCCTGAGGATGCTGGGCCGACAGGATGTGGCCCACCGGGTGGTGACCGCCCTTGCCGAGGACGCCTCGCCGGACCGCAAGGGCTTCGCCTTCGTGAAGTGGAGCGCCCTGCGGAAGGATGGGGACACCTGGCGGGTGCGGCTGAGCGCCGGGGGGCCGGGCATGCTCCCGGGACTGGGTGCAGGCAATGCCCTCACCATCATCCCCGGTCAGACCTCCATCGCCCCCGGTGACGCCATCGAGGTGCTGCCCCTGGACTGGTGCCACCCCTGA
- a CDS encoding substrate-binding domain-containing protein, with the protein MRYARSLVAFTALAITLGAGQPCSAAQGPVSIAPIADQAITMAEFMEPLFVTWRDHFQQSQPSFRGAHRATTNARVIQAFLEGTAPIGLCDKEMTEDEITAFTQRWGYPPTRIAIAMDGLVALTNRNNPIKEIHMEELDAVYSASRLQGWPKEIRTWGDLGLSGGNWAKRPIECWGQPEGSGTGAFFRESVTLGGALKPDLKRGDDLMLMIESLMANQAAIGYSSMSQAYPSLKAIPLIPKGGKDSVLASPGTVADGSYPLGRVLYIYLNKPLRQPMIPMFKLFLSYILSPEGQKLAESCGFAQLPPDLVAMGLHKLEN; encoded by the coding sequence ATGCGATATGCGCGATCCCTTGTCGCCTTCACCGCCCTTGCCATCACCCTGGGTGCCGGGCAGCCCTGCTCCGCCGCCCAGGGTCCGGTCAGCATCGCCCCCATCGCGGACCAGGCCATCACCATGGCCGAGTTCATGGAGCCGCTCTTCGTGACCTGGCGAGATCACTTCCAGCAGTCCCAGCCCAGCTTCCGCGGCGCCCACCGGGCGACCACCAACGCCCGGGTGATCCAGGCCTTCCTGGAGGGGACGGCCCCCATCGGCCTCTGCGACAAGGAGATGACCGAAGATGAGATCACCGCCTTCACCCAGCGATGGGGTTACCCCCCCACCCGGATCGCCATCGCCATGGACGGTCTGGTGGCCCTGACCAACCGGAACAACCCCATCAAGGAAATCCACATGGAGGAGTTGGACGCCGTCTACAGTGCTTCCCGGCTCCAGGGCTGGCCCAAGGAGATCCGGACCTGGGGTGACCTGGGCCTGAGCGGCGGCAACTGGGCGAAGCGCCCCATTGAGTGCTGGGGGCAGCCCGAAGGGTCCGGGACCGGCGCCTTCTTCCGCGAGAGCGTCACCCTGGGGGGCGCACTCAAGCCGGACCTCAAACGCGGCGATGACCTCATGCTCATGATCGAAAGTCTCATGGCCAACCAGGCGGCCATCGGCTACAGCTCCATGAGCCAGGCCTATCCCAGCCTCAAGGCCATCCCTCTGATCCCCAAGGGGGGCAAGGACTCGGTACTGGCCAGCCCGGGCACGGTGGCCGACGGCTCCTACCCTCTGGGGCGAGTGCTCTATATCTACCTCAACAAGCCGCTGCGCCAGCCCATGATCCCCATGTTCAAGCTCTTCCTGAGCTATATCCTCTCCCCGGAGGGACAGAAGCTGGCGGAATCCTGCGGCTTCGCCCAGCTGCCGCCTGATCTGGTGGCCATGGGGCTCCACAAGCTGGAGAACTGA